Proteins from a genomic interval of Quercus robur chromosome 9, dhQueRobu3.1, whole genome shotgun sequence:
- the LOC126700517 gene encoding germin-like protein subfamily 1 member 13 — MRKAYIVTVALFALAFSLASASDPDPLQDFCVALKDYSDYSKSSVFVNGKFCKDPKLVKPEDFFFKGLNIAGNTDNKVGSNVTTVNVDTLPGLNTLGISLARIDFAPYGENPPHTHPRGTEILVVLEGTLFVGFVTSNPDNRLFTKTLKKGDVFVFPVGLIHFQFNVGKTNAIAISGLSSQNAGVITIADAVFGSNPPINPNVLTKAFQLDKNVVEELQKEFGVEK, encoded by the exons ATGAGGAAAGCTTACATTGTAACTGTTGCCCTCTTCGCTCTGGCATTCTCTCTTGCCTCTGCCTCTGACCCCGATCCCCTGCAGGACTTCTGTGTTGCACTTAAGGACTACTCGGACTACTCCAAATCATCTG TATTCGTTAATGGAAAGTTTTGCAAGGATCCAAAGCTTGTCAAACCTGAAGATTTCTTCTTCAAGGGATTGAACATTGCTGGGAACACTGATAATAAAGTTGGGTCAAACGTCACTACCGTGAATGTAGACACATTACCAGGCCTCAATACTCTTGGCATATCCCTGGCTCGAATCGACTTTGCACCATATGGAGAAAATCCTCCCCATACTCACCCTCGCGGCACTGAAATTCTAGTAGTCTTGGAGGGTACTCTCTTCGTTGGTTTTGTAACATCCAACCCAGATAATCGTCTCTTCACCAAAACTCTAAAAAAGGGGGATGTGTTTGTCTTTCCAGTCGGTCTCATTCACTTCCAATTCAATGTGGGAAAAACTAATGCAATTGCCATTTCTGGTTTAAGCAGCCAAAATGCAGGCGTAATCACAATAGCAGATGCTGTTTTTGGATCCAATCCTCCCATTAATCCTAATGTTCTCACCAAGGCCTTCCAACTTGACAAAAATGTGGTTGAAGAGCTTCAGAAAGAATTTGGAGttgaaaagtag
- the LOC126700514 gene encoding germin-like protein subfamily 1 member 14 codes for MMKAYIVTAALFALAFSLASASDPDPLQDFCVALKDYSEYSKSAIFVNGKFCKDPKLVKAEDFFFEGLNIPGNTDNKVGSNVTTVNVDTLPGLNTLGISLVRIDFAPYGENPPHTHPRGTEVLVVLEGTLFVGFVTSNTENRLFTKTLNKGDVFVFPVGLIHFQLNVGKTNALAISGLSSQNPGVITIADAVFGSNPPINPDVLTKAFQLDKNVVEELQKKFGGHN; via the exons ATGATGAAAGCTTACATTGTAACTGCTGCCCTCTTCGCTTTGGCATTCTCTCTTGCCTCTGCCTCTGACCCCGATCCCCTGCAAGACTTCTGTGTTGCACTTAAGGACTACTCGGAATACTCCAAATCAGCCA TATTCGTTAATGGAAAGTTCTGCAAGGATCCAAAGCTGGTCAAAGCTGAAGATTTCTTCTTCGAGGGATTGAACATTCCTGGGAACACAGATAATAAAGTTGGGTCAAACGTCACTACTGTGAATGTAGATACATTACCAGGCCTCAATACTCTTGGCATATCCCTAGTTCGAATCGACTTTGCACCATATGGAGAAAATCCTCCCCATACTCACCCTCGCGGCACTGAAGTTTTAGTAGTCTTGGAGGGTACTCTCTTCGTTGGTTTTGTAACATCCAACACAGAGAATCGCCTCTTCACCAAAACTCTAAATAAGGGGGATGTGTTTGTCTTTCCAGTTGGTCTCATTCACTTCCAATTAAACGTGGGAAAAACTAATGCACTTGCTATTTCTGGTTTAAGCAGCCAAAATCCAGGCGTAATCACAATAGCAGATGCTGTCTTTGGATCCAACCCTCCCATTAATCCTGATGTTCTCACCAAGGCCTTCCAACTTGACAAAAATGTGGTTGAAGAGCTTCAGAAAAAATTTGGAGGTcacaattag